A genome region from Buchnera aphidicola (Cinara splendens) includes the following:
- the dnaB gene encoding replicative DNA helicase has translation MIESIKNKNEFKTPPHSLEAEQSVLGGLMLDNQQWDVISEYIVTEDFYSQQHQLIFCEMKFLVEKGSPIDLITLSESLEQKGELNNVGRFSYLAEISKNTPSITNIISYAEIIRERAIIREIVSTAHNIAYAGYHPKGRTSLELLDYAESSVFKISETRSAGKEGPKNIEKILDTTIQSIEKLLKKPNDGITGLNTGYHDLNKKTFGLQQSDLIIIAARPSMGKTTFAMNLCENTAMLYEKPILIFSLEMPGEQIMIRMLASLSRVNQSKIRTGQLNDEEWSRISSTINILLQKKNIYIDDSSGLTPNEVRSRSRKIYRENNGLSLIMIDYLQLIKIPALSGNRTLEIAEISRTLKSLAKELNIPIIALSQLNRSLEQRSDKRPVNSDLRESGSLEQDADLILFIYRDELYHENSEFKGIAEIIIGKQRNGPTGTVRLTFNGQWSRFDNYTNQKYHN, from the coding sequence ATGATAGAATCAATAAAAAATAAAAACGAATTCAAAACACCTCCTCATTCATTAGAAGCTGAACAATCTGTATTAGGAGGATTGATGTTAGATAACCAACAATGGGATGTAATTTCTGAATATATTGTTACTGAAGACTTTTATAGTCAACAACATCAATTAATTTTTTGCGAAATGAAATTTTTAGTAGAAAAAGGTTCTCCAATTGATTTAATTACACTCTCTGAGTCATTAGAGCAAAAAGGGGAACTGAATAATGTTGGAAGATTTTCTTATTTAGCAGAAATTTCAAAAAATACACCTAGTATTACTAACATTATTTCTTATGCAGAAATAATACGAGAAAGAGCAATAATACGTGAAATTGTTTCTACTGCACATAATATTGCATACGCAGGATATCATCCTAAAGGACGCACTAGCCTCGAACTACTGGATTATGCTGAATCTAGTGTATTTAAAATTTCTGAAACACGTTCTGCAGGTAAAGAAGGACCTAAAAACATAGAAAAAATTTTAGATACTACTATTCAATCCATTGAAAAATTGTTAAAAAAACCAAATGATGGAATAACTGGATTAAATACTGGATATCACGATCTAAACAAAAAAACATTTGGATTACAACAATCAGATCTCATTATTATCGCTGCTCGACCATCTATGGGTAAAACTACATTTGCTATGAATTTATGTGAAAATACAGCAATGTTATATGAAAAACCAATTTTAATATTCAGTTTAGAAATGCCGGGAGAACAAATTATGATTCGTATGTTAGCTTCTCTATCACGGGTTAATCAATCTAAAATTCGAACTGGACAATTAAATGATGAGGAATGGAGCAGAATATCAAGTACTATAAATATTTTATTACAAAAGAAAAATATTTATATAGATGATTCATCTGGATTAACACCTAATGAAGTGCGATCTCGCTCAAGAAAAATATATCGAGAAAATAACGGATTAAGTTTAATTATGATAGACTATCTTCAGTTAATCAAAATACCTGCATTATCTGGTAATAGAACACTAGAAATAGCTGAAATTTCAAGAACATTGAAATCTTTAGCAAAAGAATTAAATATCCCAATTATTGCTTTATCACAATTAAATCGATCTTTAGAGCAAAGATCCGATAAAAGACCGGTTAATTCAGATCTAAGAGAGTCTGGTTCTTTAGAGCAAGATGCTGATCTAATTCTTTTTATTTATAGAGATGAACTCTATCATGAGAATAGCGAATTTAAAGGTATTGCTGAAATCATCATAGGTAAGCAGAGAAATGGTCCTACTGGAACTGTACGGTTAACATTCAATGGACAGTGGTCACGTTTTGATAATTATACTAATCAAAAATATCATAATTAA
- the ruvX gene encoding Holliday junction resolvase RuvX, translating into MIIICFDYGIKTIGVAIAETRIKSSTPIKSIMNKKKTLWNKINNIIQYWKPKNIVIGYPYYIKKNINKKIKKFSYICKKKFNKNVFLYNENYSSKEARSFLKNTKKKKNICVHSISAKIILDSWLHENYFFS; encoded by the coding sequence ATGATTATCATATGTTTTGATTATGGAATAAAAACTATTGGAGTTGCTATAGCTGAAACAAGAATAAAATCCTCTACTCCTATAAAATCTATTATGAATAAAAAAAAAACATTGTGGAATAAAATTAATAATATCATCCAGTATTGGAAACCTAAAAATATAGTGATTGGATATCCATATTACATAAAAAAAAACATAAATAAAAAAATAAAAAAATTCAGTTATATTTGTAAAAAAAAATTCAATAAAAATGTATTCTTATATAATGAAAACTATTCATCAAAAGAAGCGCGATCTTTTTTAAAGAACACAAAAAAAAAAAAAAACATTTGTGTACATTCTATTTCAGCTAAAATAATCTTAGATAGTTGGTTACACGAAAATTATTTTTTTAGTTAA